Below is a genomic region from Desulfobotulus pelophilus.
GGCACGGAGGGTGAGGCTCTTGAGAAAACCGGAGGTCTTCTGGAATTCCATTATGTGGATCCTGAAAACCGTAAAGTCTTTTGGGAAATATTGTTGTCCGGCAGAGAAGTGGCCGGTTTTGAGCTGGCCTTTTATACCCGTGACAGAAAGAAGCGATGGGCCGCTTTGAATGCCCGTGCCGTCTATGATACCGAAGGCAGGATGGTGCATGTGGAGGGTATTGCGGAAGATATCACCAAGCGCAGGCGGGCGGAAATGGCCCTTATGGAATCCCGCCAGCGGCTTTGGCTGGTGCTGGATAATATTCCCCAACTGGTTTTCTGGCAGGACCGTGAGCTGCGTATCATGGGGATGAACCGCAGTAGTGCGGGGTTTTTCGGTTTGGAAAACGGGCCGAGGGTGATAGGAAAAACCCTTTTTGAGCTGCTGCCGGATAAAGATGATGCCGCCATGCTGATGGAAAGGGGAGAGAGGGCCGTGCAGCTGCAGGAGCCAGTCTACCGTTTTAAATGCAGAATTCAGGATGGACGGGGACGCAAGGTGTGGCTGGAAATCAACAAGGTTCCCCTGATTGGTGCGGATGGTGTGGCCAATGGTGTTTTGAGCTGTGCGGAGGATATCACGCAGAAGGTGACTCTGGAGCGGCAGTTGCTGCAGAGCCAGAAAATGGAGGCGCTCGGAAGGCTTTCTGGTGGTATTGCCCATGATTTTAATAATATTCTTACTTCTATTATCAATTCCGCTGAGCTGGCCATGGAGGATCTGGAAGAGGGCAGTATGGGAAGAAGGGATCTGGAAAGGGTCCTCCGCGCCGGAGAACGGGGCAGTGGAATGATTAAAAAAATTCTGGCCTTCAGTCGTCCCGGAAAAGAAGAATTCCAGTGTGTGGATTTACGGCCGGTTATTCAGGAAGGGCTGGACCTTCTGCGTACATCCGTTCCCGGGCACATTCGCCTGGAGGAGAATTTTTGTGCTGAGCAAGCCCTTGTCTGCATGGCCGATCCTACACAGATTCATCAGGTACTGATGAATCTGTGTACCAATGCCCTGCAGGCCATGGGAATGCTGCCCGGTGTGCTGGAAATAGCTTTGACCTCTTTAGCCCTTGATGATACGAGCGCCATGGCCCTGGGGCTGCCTCCTGGTTTGTTTGCAAGGCTTACGGTAGCCGATAACGGGCCGGGTATCGATTCCGTTGTTCTGGATAAGATTTTTGATCCTTTTTTCACCACAAGGGAAAAAGGGGGCGGGAGCGGTCTGGGGCTTTCCATGGTACACGGCATTGTCAGAGCCCATGGAGGGGTTGTTCAGGTTAGCAGTGTTCCGTCGGAAAAAACCGTATTCGATGTCTATCTTCCCCTTGAGGGAAAGGGGTCTGCATCCTGTGCTTCCCTTTTGGAGAGTGTTGCGGAAGGGAATGAGCGCCTTCTTTTTGTGGAGGATGACCCGGATCAGCGTGAAACCGTTCCGAGAATTCTTCAGGGGCTTGGATACCGGGTAGTGGTAGCTGCCAATGCCGACGAAGCTCTTTCCCGCATGGAGTCATCGGAAAAAAGATTCCACCTTGTGCTGACGGATTATGATATGCCGGGAAGTGATGGCCTTCAATTTGCCGCCCATTTACACTCCATGCATCCGGATCTTCCCGTGATTCTGGTGACGGGTGGTGGAATGGCGGAAACCTTTCAGCCGATAGATAATATTTGTGCTGTTATTTCTAAACCTTATAGTCGTGATTCCCTGAATCGTGTAATTCGGAGTGCACTGGATGTCAGGCTCCACTGAAAGGAATATCCGTGGCACGTATTCTTGTGATTGATGATGATGTGGATTTTTGTGACACCATGGCCAGCCTGATAGGGAGAATGGACTATGGGTTTCATGCGGCGTACACGCTGAGGGAAGGGCTTGCTTTTCTAGCGGAAAATCCTGCGGACGTGGTTTTTTTGGATGTGCACCTGCCCGATGGCAATGGATTGGATGCCATTCCGAGGATCCGGACTTCCTCTGGAGGGCCGGAGGTGATTATCCTGACGGGTCTTGGTGACCCCGATGGTGCCGAGCTCGCCATTGCTGCCGGTGTATGGGATTATCTGGTAAAACCTTTTTCCGTTAAACAGACTCGCTTAAGTCTGGACAGGGCCCTTCGCTACAGAAGCGAAAAGCAGCAGGCAAGGGAGCCTGAGCCGCTGAATCTCAGCTCCGTTGTGGGAGAAGGGCCTGCCATGAAGGAGTGCTACGGTCTTCTGGCTCAGGCAGCCCGCAGTGATTCCAGAGTGTTGATCACAGGCGAAACAGGTACGGGCAAGGAGCTGTTCGCCCGCACTATCCATGAGAACAGTAACCGGGCCAAAGGGGAGTTTGTGGTGGTGGATTGTGCATCCATTACGGAAACCCTTTTGGAATCCACCCTTTTTGGACATAAAAAAGGGGCTTTTACCGGTGCGGAAAGCGACCGTATCGGGCTTGTGAAGCTGGCCGACGGCGGAACCCTTTTTTTGGATGAGGTGGGGGATATGCCCCTTTCCATTCAGAAGTCCTTTTTGCGCGTGCTGCAGGAAAAACGTTTTCGTCCTGTGGGCGAAA
It encodes:
- a CDS encoding ABC transporter substrate binding protein, translating into MMTVKNTSRLFLMGIMLSVLLLSAAAGADERLKKRVVYLNSYEDGYVWSDTLLQGVRDVLQETSYAVELHVEYMDTKRYPDPGLRPYLMDLYAYKYGDLSIDAVVAADDYAFDFILEHRDLLFPGIPIVFCGVNDYQPHRIEGIPAITGVAESFSVVENVELALRFRPSARRMVVVGDESFTGGATMAVIRQVAHLFEDRLDIEYWSDLDMEVAIDAVGRLPEDTFIFYVPYYEYLQGTYYSADDILERICQNASVPVFTFWEFLMGSGAVGGQLTSGSRHGKMAGEMLVQVLDGMLPEKIPVITEDPYILLFDYLALQRWGIRSALLPDGSHFINEPRHFYELNREVFWTIMGSMALLAGVLILLVLNIARRRVVEEKIKDQLSFLKILMNTIPIPIYFKDKGARFLGCNNSFEQWFGVQVRNIVDKGDAVLQGRHPVRLSDEVDDALFRDPGVRVYENRIYDASGVYRHVILTKATYLNARGEILGLVGVINDVHDIKTAQENLCIAEERYRSIFENVSKGLFIANPEGRLTHMNRAFARILGYGTEGEALEKTGGLLEFHYVDPENRKVFWEILLSGREVAGFELAFYTRDRKKRWAALNARAVYDTEGRMVHVEGIAEDITKRRRAEMALMESRQRLWLVLDNIPQLVFWQDRELRIMGMNRSSAGFFGLENGPRVIGKTLFELLPDKDDAAMLMERGERAVQLQEPVYRFKCRIQDGRGRKVWLEINKVPLIGADGVANGVLSCAEDITQKVTLERQLLQSQKMEALGRLSGGIAHDFNNILTSIINSAELAMEDLEEGSMGRRDLERVLRAGERGSGMIKKILAFSRPGKEEFQCVDLRPVIQEGLDLLRTSVPGHIRLEENFCAEQALVCMADPTQIHQVLMNLCTNALQAMGMLPGVLEIALTSLALDDTSAMALGLPPGLFARLTVADNGPGIDSVVLDKIFDPFFTTREKGGGSGLGLSMVHGIVRAHGGVVQVSSVPSEKTVFDVYLPLEGKGSASCASLLESVAEGNERLLFVEDDPDQRETVPRILQGLGYRVVVAANADEALSRMESSEKRFHLVLTDYDMPGSDGLQFAAHLHSMHPDLPVILVTGGGMAETFQPIDNICAVISKPYSRDSLNRVIRSALDVRLH
- a CDS encoding sigma-54-dependent transcriptional regulator — its product is MARILVIDDDVDFCDTMASLIGRMDYGFHAAYTLREGLAFLAENPADVVFLDVHLPDGNGLDAIPRIRTSSGGPEVIILTGLGDPDGAELAIAAGVWDYLVKPFSVKQTRLSLDRALRYRSEKQQAREPEPLNLSSVVGEGPAMKECYGLLAQAARSDSRVLITGETGTGKELFARTIHENSNRAKGEFVVVDCASITETLLESTLFGHKKGAFTGAESDRIGLVKLADGGTLFLDEVGDMPLSIQKSFLRVLQEKRFRPVGETRELASDFRLIAATNRNLQEMAERGTFRQDLLFRLWTISLKLPPLRHRGVEDIRSLSRQHIRKLCKGSGMPMKEMAPDFVEVLLAYPWPGNVRELFNVLEVACIVSGENKTIYAMDLPREIRIQVMRAALGEGAEAENVALDVSVPGGGALSCDIPHSLRGNLPPLKDFKAEMEALYLDILIRKTDGSPQEMMAASGLSKSHFYALLKKYGRTLKPL